One segment of Yersinia kristensenii DNA contains the following:
- a CDS encoding inverse autotransporter beta-barrel domain-containing protein: protein MSVNNKTAYISAVTDIAIQNRNFEFTMNGFHSNKLLMRAVAINTLLMQLLLPISIAFTPLISLSVRADELDEIMTKMRSAEILVESTTAPAPIYSEQPKTPSENSAVPGKFQPSNPFIAQEDPSLLPPSQTLPDLGSENQTSEISAANKFNLTEDNVANTATQFWGVMGSENSTKAAESAVRGVSSGLASQAASDWLNQFGHARVQLNSTGTANADILLPLVESPNNLLFGQLGVRYDGDRTTNNVGLGVRQFTDNWMFGVNSFYDYDLTGKNSRLGAGAEVWTDNLKFSANGYFRLTDWHQSVLSSMEDYNERPANGFDVRALAYLPAYPQLGGSLMYEKYFGKGVALNSGSTGPNDLGDSPSALTIGANYTPIPLITVDVAHKNGQNTSNELQLGLNFNYRFGVPWIDQINKDAVGLMRSLAGSRYDLVDRNYNIVMQYQKQNLINLTLPATISAHALENVTLTGTVSSKYGTDRVEWSAPVLITAGGALAALTTESAGVRLPAYQHLQNINSYQVSAVAYDIRGNKSNTATTNIIVQESPHQIALSVVGSSATATADGAALVTYRASVLDTANGSNTPMAGMNVAFNTTLGDVVSSSATTDSQGRSTVSVKSTLAGGGQVHAVLDNGNRAQAAVAFTADESTANLLSEDLLVLHNNALANGVATNSVKAIVKDANGNAVPNYRVSFSADNNATLSLSSGMTGTDGSLTVTLTNETTGVTNVTATLNGVSQSVPVNFTPDSATATIADGALTILVDNALANGRDRNSVKAVVTDARGNPIPNQVVSFISNNGASISASGTTGADGAVTQSLTNIKAGVTRVTATTNGASQSVEVTFIPDSSTATLLRGALTVTNDNALANGLAANTVQAIVTDATGNRVPNQVVTFSANNNAVIAATGSTDADGVVTMPVVNTKAGVTEVIATVNGSSQKVNLTFIPDSGTATILSGALTVMHDNAIANGVASNAIKAIVTDASGNVVPNLAVTFSADNNATIAGNGTTGADGSVTVSLTNTIASVTHVTATVNGNSQSVDVTFIADSATATILSGALTIIRDNALANGTAQDEVKAIVTDATGNVVPNQMVAFSANNDAIIAASGTTGTDGSVTMSLINATAGVTRVTATVNGNSQSVDVTFIADRSTAIILSGALTVTRNNAIANGTAENEVKGIVTDATGNRVPNQLVTFSADNNAVMAASGTTDNMGVVILPLTNTTKGITHVTATVNGNSRNVDVSFTADSGTATILSGALTITRDNALANGTAQNEVKAVVTDATGNKVPNQLVTFSANNNALMAASGTTNGDGVVTLPLTNSTAGITQVTATVNGNSQSVNVSFIPDSSTASILSGALTATRNNALANGTAQNEVKAVVTDATGNVVPNQLVTFSANNNALMAASGTTNGDGVVTLPLTNTTAGVTQVTATVNGNSQSVDVTFIADSGTATLLSGALTITRDNAIANGTAQNEVKAVVTDATGNKVPNQLVTFSANNNALMATSGTTNSDGVVILPLTNVTTGMTQVTATVNGNNQSVGVTFIADSGTATIISGALTITRDNALANGTAQNEVKAIVTDATGNVVPNQVVTFSADDQGVMAASATTDNLGVVTLPLTNVRAGVTQVTATVNGNSQSVDVTFIPDSATATILSGALTITRNNAIANGVAQNEVKAIVTDATGNEVPNQVVTFSANNNTIIAASGTTDSQGMVTLPLTNTTAGVTTVTATVNGNSQNVVATFIADESTATIISGAFNIEDDGAVANGVATNSVKAVVTDALGNRVPNLLVNFSANNNAVIAASGTTDSNGSVTLTLTNIKSGITLVTAAVNSQSLTIDSTFIPDISTAIVSIETVTGNMPADGTAQNSVKAKVTDAFGNVLPNQSVSFSATNNVTMATSGITGPDGEVIMTLINANPGDSKVTATFNGTTDSDVVTFLPVAFSAKFTLAM from the coding sequence ATGTCTGTCAATAATAAAACGGCTTATATCTCTGCGGTAACGGATATCGCCATTCAAAATCGGAACTTTGAATTCACTATGAACGGTTTCCACTCAAATAAATTACTCATGCGAGCAGTTGCCATTAATACATTATTAATGCAATTACTGCTGCCTATATCCATAGCATTCACTCCGCTAATATCGTTGTCGGTACGCGCAGATGAACTAGATGAAATAATGACGAAGATGCGATCAGCCGAGATATTGGTTGAATCCACAACAGCACCAGCACCAATATATTCTGAGCAGCCCAAGACCCCCAGTGAAAACTCAGCGGTTCCTGGCAAATTTCAACCCTCGAATCCCTTTATAGCGCAAGAAGACCCGTCCCTTTTACCACCAAGTCAAACACTACCTGATTTGGGATCTGAAAATCAGACATCAGAAATTTCTGCTGCTAATAAGTTTAATCTCACTGAAGATAATGTTGCCAATACTGCCACCCAATTTTGGGGCGTAATGGGCAGCGAGAATTCGACCAAAGCCGCAGAGAGCGCTGTGAGAGGTGTATCCTCCGGGTTGGCTTCACAGGCCGCCTCTGATTGGCTGAACCAATTTGGCCATGCCAGAGTTCAGCTCAATTCTACAGGAACAGCTAATGCGGATATTTTGCTGCCACTGGTTGAATCGCCAAACAATCTACTGTTTGGCCAGCTAGGGGTTCGTTATGATGGAGACCGGACGACAAATAATGTGGGTCTGGGGGTTCGTCAATTTACCGATAACTGGATGTTCGGGGTTAACAGTTTCTATGATTATGATCTGACGGGTAAAAATAGTCGTTTAGGGGCAGGGGCAGAGGTCTGGACTGATAATCTCAAATTCTCCGCCAATGGCTATTTCCGTTTGACAGATTGGCATCAGTCCGTGCTGTCGAGCATGGAAGATTATAATGAACGGCCAGCGAATGGTTTTGATGTCCGGGCCTTGGCATATTTACCCGCGTACCCCCAGTTGGGTGGTTCGTTAATGTATGAAAAATACTTCGGTAAAGGTGTTGCGCTCAACAGTGGAAGTACCGGCCCAAATGACTTAGGTGACTCGCCGTCGGCGCTGACAATAGGGGCGAACTACACGCCAATTCCACTGATAACAGTGGATGTTGCCCACAAGAATGGTCAGAACACCTCAAATGAGCTTCAACTCGGTTTAAACTTTAACTACCGCTTCGGTGTGCCTTGGATTGATCAAATTAATAAAGATGCTGTCGGCTTGATGCGCAGCCTGGCGGGCAGCCGCTATGATCTGGTCGATCGAAACTACAATATTGTTATGCAGTATCAGAAGCAAAATCTGATTAATTTAACGCTGCCAGCCACGATTTCAGCTCATGCGCTGGAAAATGTCACTCTGACGGGGACGGTATCATCAAAATACGGTACTGATCGAGTTGAATGGAGTGCACCGGTTCTGATTACCGCCGGGGGGGCTTTGGCCGCACTGACCACCGAATCAGCTGGCGTTAGACTTCCTGCTTATCAACATCTGCAAAACATCAATAGCTATCAAGTTAGCGCTGTTGCTTATGACATTCGCGGTAATAAATCAAACACCGCCACCACCAACATTATTGTCCAGGAATCGCCGCATCAGATAGCGCTTAGCGTCGTGGGTTCAAGTGCTACTGCCACGGCTGATGGCGCTGCATTAGTGACTTATCGGGCTTCTGTGCTTGATACCGCTAATGGTTCCAATACACCTATGGCGGGCATGAATGTGGCATTCAACACTACTCTGGGTGATGTGGTCTCATCGAGTGCGACCACGGATAGCCAGGGAAGATCGACCGTTTCAGTGAAGAGCACCTTGGCTGGTGGCGGGCAGGTGCATGCTGTGTTGGACAATGGAAACAGGGCACAAGCCGCTGTTGCTTTTACTGCCGATGAGAGTACCGCGAACCTGCTTAGCGAGGATCTGCTGGTCTTGCACAATAATGCTTTGGCAAACGGTGTGGCGACCAACAGTGTTAAGGCAATCGTAAAGGATGCTAACGGTAATGCTGTACCAAACTACCGCGTTAGTTTCAGTGCTGATAACAATGCCACGCTTTCACTCTCCAGTGGTATGACCGGCACTGATGGCTCGCTCACTGTGACATTAACTAATGAGACTACGGGAGTAACCAATGTTACTGCAACGCTAAACGGCGTCAGCCAAAGTGTGCCGGTTAACTTTACCCCTGATAGCGCAACAGCAACCATTGCCGACGGGGCGCTGACGATACTTGTCGATAATGCACTCGCTAATGGACGTGATCGTAACAGTGTCAAAGCGGTAGTCACTGATGCTCGCGGTAATCCTATTCCTAATCAAGTGGTCAGTTTCATCAGCAACAATGGTGCGAGTATTTCCGCTAGTGGGACGACCGGCGCGGACGGTGCAGTGACACAGTCGCTAACCAATATTAAGGCGGGTGTGACGCGAGTGACCGCGACGACTAATGGCGCGAGCCAGAGTGTGGAGGTGACCTTTATTCCAGACTCAAGCACCGCGACTCTGCTGCGCGGCGCTCTCACTGTGACCAATGATAATGCGCTAGCTAATGGTTTAGCCGCCAATACGGTACAAGCTATCGTGACAGATGCTACCGGCAACCGGGTACCTAATCAGGTGGTGACGTTCAGTGCCAATAATAATGCGGTGATTGCTGCCACTGGATCGACCGATGCTGATGGCGTTGTGACGATGCCCGTGGTCAATACCAAAGCGGGTGTGACTGAAGTGATTGCCACGGTCAATGGGAGCAGCCAGAAGGTAAACCTGACCTTTATTCCTGATAGCGGCACGGCGACCATCCTCAGTGGCGCACTGACCGTCATGCATGACAATGCTATTGCCAATGGTGTGGCGAGCAATGCAATAAAAGCTATCGTGACTGATGCCAGCGGTAATGTGGTGCCCAATCTGGCGGTGACATTCAGTGCTGATAATAACGCCACTATAGCTGGCAATGGTACGACGGGCGCGGATGGATCTGTGACGGTGTCACTAACCAACACCATAGCGAGTGTCACTCACGTCACGGCGACAGTTAACGGTAATAGCCAGAGTGTGGATGTCACCTTTATCGCGGACAGCGCTACAGCAACCATCCTCAGCGGCGCACTAACTATCATCCGCGATAATGCACTGGCTAATGGCACGGCGCAGGATGAAGTGAAAGCTATTGTCACCGATGCCACCGGTAACGTGGTGCCCAATCAGATGGTGGCGTTCAGTGCTAATAATGATGCGATCATTGCAGCCAGCGGGACAACCGGAACAGATGGATCTGTGACGATGTCACTTATCAATGCAACTGCGGGGGTTACACGCGTCACGGCGACAGTAAACGGCAACAGTCAAAGTGTGGATGTCACCTTTATTGCGGACCGCAGTACGGCGATTATTCTGAGTGGTGCACTGACTGTTACTCGTAATAATGCGATTGCTAATGGCACGGCGGAGAATGAAGTGAAAGGCATTGTCACGGATGCTACCGGTAATCGGGTGCCCAATCAGTTGGTGACATTCAGTGCCGATAACAATGCCGTGATGGCGGCCAGTGGGACGACGGATAATATGGGAGTGGTGATTTTACCACTGACCAATACCACCAAGGGTATCACTCATGTCACGGCGACGGTCAATGGTAATAGTCGGAATGTCGATGTGTCCTTTACGGCGGACAGCGGCACGGCCACCATCCTCAGTGGGGCACTGACCATTACCCGTGATAATGCGTTGGCCAATGGCACGGCGCAGAATGAGGTAAAAGCGGTTGTCACGGATGCCACCGGTAATAAAGTACCTAATCAGTTGGTGACATTCAGTGCGAATAATAATGCGCTGATGGCGGCCAGTGGCACAACCAATGGTGACGGTGTGGTGACTTTGCCACTGACCAACAGCACGGCGGGTATCACTCAAGTCACGGCTACGGTCAATGGGAACAGCCAAAGTGTCAATGTGTCCTTTATTCCGGACAGCAGTACAGCATCCATCCTTAGTGGGGCATTGACTGCCACGCGCAATAATGCGCTGGCGAATGGTACGGCACAAAATGAGGTGAAAGCGGTTGTCACTGATGCTACAGGTAATGTGGTACCTAATCAGTTGGTGACATTCAGTGCGAATAATAATGCGCTGATGGCGGCCAGTGGCACAACCAATGGTGACGGTGTGGTGACATTGCCACTGACTAACACTACGGCGGGTGTCACTCAAGTCACGGCCACGGTCAATGGGAACAGCCAAAGTGTGGATGTTACCTTTATTGCCGACAGCGGCACGGCGACACTCCTCAGCGGTGCACTGACCATCACCCGTGATAATGCGATTGCCAATGGCACAGCGCAGAATGAGGTAAAAGCGGTTGTCACGGATGCCACCGGTAATAAAGTGCCGAATCAGCTGGTGACATTCAGTGCCAATAACAATGCGCTGATGGCAACCAGTGGCACAACCAATAGTGATGGGGTGGTGATCTTGCCACTGACTAACGTCACTACCGGTATGACTCAGGTCACGGCCACAGTTAACGGTAATAACCAGAGTGTGGGTGTCACCTTTATTGCCGACAGCGGCACGGCGACTATTATCAGCGGTGCACTGACTATCACCCGTGATAATGCGCTGGCGAATGGTACGGCACAAAATGAGGTGAAAGCGATTGTGACTGATGCCACAGGTAATGTGGTGCCAAACCAGGTGGTCACATTCAGTGCCGATGACCAGGGTGTGATGGCGGCCAGTGCGACCACAGATAATCTGGGTGTGGTGACCTTGCCACTGACCAATGTCCGCGCGGGTGTCACTCAGGTCACGGCCACCGTTAACGGGAACAGCCAAAGTGTGGATGTCACCTTTATTCCTGACAGTGCGACAGCAACCATCCTCAGCGGTGCACTGACCATCACCCGAAATAATGCGATCGCCAATGGTGTGGCGCAGAATGAGGTGAAAGCCATTGTCACGGATGCCACCGGTAATGAGGTGCCGAATCAAGTCGTTACATTCAGTGCCAATAACAATACGATAATTGCCGCCAGTGGAACGACGGATAGCCAGGGTATGGTGACTTTGCCTCTGACTAACACTACGGCGGGCGTGACGACGGTGACAGCCACAGTCAACGGTAATAGCCAAAATGTGGTGGCGACGTTCATTGCTGATGAAAGTACGGCAACTATTATTAGCGGGGCTTTCAACATTGAGGATGATGGTGCGGTGGCAAATGGCGTCGCCACGAACAGTGTTAAAGCTGTGGTGACAGATGCTTTGGGAAATCGTGTTCCAAATCTGTTGGTGAACTTCAGCGCGAACAATAATGCGGTAATAGCAGCAAGCGGCACCACTGATAGCAATGGTTCAGTCACATTGACACTCACCAATATCAAATCAGGTATCACCCTAGTGACAGCGGCAGTTAATAGCCAAAGTCTGACCATCGATTCAACCTTTATTCCTGATATCAGCACGGCAATTGTCAGTATTGAGACGGTCACTGGCAATATGCCAGCGGACGGCACCGCGCAAAATAGTGTCAAAGCCAAGGTCACAGATGCATTTGGCAACGTGCTCCCGAATCAGTCAGTCAGTTTCAGCGCAACAAATAACGTGACGATGGCGACTAGCGGAATAACAGGCCCCGATGGTGAAGTCATTATGACATTAATCAATGCTAATCCAGGGGACAGCAAAGTAACGGCAACATTCAATGGCACCACAGATTCTGATGTCGTGACGTTTTTGCCGGTGGCATTCAGTGCCAAATTTACCTTAGCAATGTAA
- the rluB gene encoding 23S rRNA pseudouridine(2605) synthase RluB — protein sequence MSEKSEDQKLPNVKSPSPKPQEDKVVGEKTKVVGEKLQKILARAGHGSRREIETIIQQGRVSVDGKISKLGDRVEVTQATKIRLDGHLLSIKESEEAVCRVLAYYKPEGELCTRNDPEGRPTVFDRLPKLRGSRWVAVGRLDVNTSGLLLFTTDGELANRLMHPSREVEREYAVRVFGQIDDEKIKQLSRGVQLEDGPAAFRTISFQGGEGINQWYNVTLTEGRNREVRRLWEAVGVQVSRLIRVRYGDINLPKGLPRGGWTELDLKATNYLRELVELDSETVSKLPVEKDRRRVKANQIRRAVKRHTEVAGRQVAGRQGSARKSSTRQHAGNAAPAAATGRRGSNKRG from the coding sequence ATGAGCGAGAAGTCAGAAGACCAAAAGTTACCCAACGTAAAGTCACCTAGCCCTAAACCGCAGGAAGACAAAGTTGTGGGCGAAAAAACAAAAGTTGTGGGTGAAAAATTACAGAAAATCTTGGCTCGGGCCGGTCATGGTTCACGTCGAGAAATCGAAACAATCATCCAACAAGGCCGCGTCAGCGTTGATGGTAAGATATCAAAGTTGGGCGACCGTGTTGAAGTCACACAGGCCACGAAAATTCGCCTGGACGGCCATCTTCTTTCTATTAAAGAATCTGAAGAGGCTGTGTGCCGTGTTCTGGCATATTACAAGCCGGAAGGTGAACTCTGTACTCGTAATGATCCAGAAGGTCGCCCAACGGTGTTTGATCGTCTGCCTAAACTGCGCGGTTCGCGTTGGGTTGCGGTAGGGCGTTTGGACGTCAATACCTCCGGTTTATTGCTGTTTACCACCGATGGTGAACTGGCCAACCGCTTGATGCACCCCAGCCGTGAAGTTGAACGCGAATATGCGGTACGCGTGTTTGGTCAAATCGATGACGAAAAAATCAAGCAACTTAGCCGTGGTGTTCAATTGGAAGATGGCCCTGCGGCATTCCGCACCATTAGTTTCCAAGGCGGAGAAGGGATTAATCAGTGGTATAACGTCACCTTGACCGAAGGGCGCAACCGCGAAGTTCGCCGCTTGTGGGAAGCTGTCGGTGTACAAGTTAGCCGTCTGATCCGTGTACGTTATGGTGATATCAATCTGCCAAAAGGCCTGCCTCGTGGCGGTTGGACTGAATTGGATTTGAAAGCCACCAATTACCTACGCGAGCTGGTAGAGCTGGATTCTGAAACAGTCAGTAAATTGCCTGTTGAGAAAGACAGACGCCGAGTCAAAGCGAATCAAATTCGTCGTGCGGTTAAACGCCATACTGAAGTCGCAGGCCGTCAGGTTGCCGGTCGTCAAGGTTCAGCCCGTAAAAGTTCTACCCGTCAACATGCAGGTAATGCAGCTCCAGCAGCCGCTACCGGGCGTCGTGGGTCTAACAAGCGCGGATAA
- a CDS encoding YciK family oxidoreductase: MHYQPKHDLLDNRTILVTGAGDGIGREAALTYARFGARLILVGRTRHKLVAVQQQISAAGGQLATVCELDLLHASVTDCQQLAETLSQQVPSLDGVLHNAGLLGEIAPMVEQDITVWQEVMQVNVNATFMLTQALLPLLLKSPSASLVFTSSSVGRQGRAGWGAYAVSKFATEGMMQVLSEEYKHANLRVNCINPGGTRTQMRANAFPDEDASKLKTPAEIMPLYLYLMGDDSRRKTGISFDAQPGRKPGPAE; encoded by the coding sequence ATGCATTACCAACCTAAACACGACCTGCTCGATAATCGCACTATTTTAGTGACGGGTGCAGGTGATGGCATTGGTCGCGAAGCGGCTCTGACTTATGCACGTTTTGGTGCTCGCTTGATTCTCGTCGGCCGAACCCGGCACAAGCTGGTTGCTGTACAGCAACAAATTTCCGCGGCCGGTGGTCAACTGGCTACCGTTTGCGAACTGGATTTGCTGCATGCCAGCGTGACAGATTGCCAACAATTGGCGGAGACGCTTAGCCAGCAGGTTCCGTCTCTGGACGGTGTATTGCATAATGCCGGTTTATTAGGTGAGATAGCCCCGATGGTCGAGCAAGATATCACCGTCTGGCAAGAAGTCATGCAAGTGAATGTCAATGCAACATTTATGCTCACCCAAGCACTTTTACCATTACTATTGAAATCGCCCAGTGCCTCTTTAGTTTTTACCAGTTCCAGTGTTGGTCGTCAGGGCAGAGCCGGATGGGGAGCTTATGCCGTGTCAAAATTTGCCACTGAGGGCATGATGCAAGTGCTTTCCGAAGAATATAAACACGCTAACCTGAGGGTTAATTGCATTAATCCAGGGGGAACGCGCACGCAGATGCGGGCGAACGCTTTCCCGGATGAAGATGCCAGTAAGTTAAAAACACCAGCGGAGATTATGCCACTGTATCTCTACTTGATGGGCGACGATAGCCGCAGAAAGACGGGTATCAGTTTCGATGCACAACCTGGCCGTAAACCCGGCCCCGCAGAATAA
- a CDS encoding YciN family protein translates to MLGNTTPIERNKLLAEANEIIRQHEDYLHGMKATEVEQKGPVLVFRGEFFLDEQGLPTAKTTAVFNMFKHLAHVLSAKYHLID, encoded by the coding sequence ATGCTCGGAAACACAACACCGATTGAACGTAATAAATTATTGGCAGAAGCTAATGAGATTATTCGTCAACATGAAGATTATCTGCATGGGATGAAAGCCACTGAAGTTGAGCAAAAAGGCCCCGTTTTAGTATTTCGTGGGGAATTCTTTCTCGATGAGCAAGGCTTACCTACAGCCAAAACAACCGCCGTATTTAATATGTTTAAACATCTCGCGCACGTGTTGTCTGCTAAATATCATTTAATCGACTAA
- the cobO gene encoding cob(I)yrinic acid a,c-diamide adenosyltransferase, with translation MSEERHQQRQQKIKEKVESRIAAAQETRGILIIFTGNGKGKTTAAFGTVTRAVGHGLKAGVIQFIKGEWPNGEKNLLQQHGVEFQVMATGFTWNTQNRATDTAACQEAWQHARRMLADPALDLVVLDELTYMVAYDYLSLDDVVDALKQRPAHQTVIITGRGCHRDLLELADTVSELRPVKHAFDAGIKAQQGIDW, from the coding sequence ATGTCTGAAGAACGCCACCAGCAACGCCAACAAAAAATAAAAGAAAAGGTTGAGTCACGGATTGCAGCAGCGCAAGAAACTCGCGGCATCTTGATTATTTTTACCGGGAATGGCAAAGGTAAGACCACCGCCGCATTTGGTACCGTGACCCGTGCTGTTGGTCATGGATTGAAAGCAGGTGTCATACAGTTTATTAAAGGTGAATGGCCGAACGGCGAGAAAAATCTGCTGCAACAACATGGTGTTGAGTTTCAGGTGATGGCCACTGGGTTTACCTGGAATACACAAAATAGAGCAACAGATACTGCGGCTTGTCAGGAGGCCTGGCAACACGCACGGCGGATGTTAGCGGATCCTGCCTTAGATTTAGTGGTACTGGATGAACTGACTTATATGGTCGCTTATGACTACCTATCACTGGATGACGTGGTGGACGCGCTAAAACAGCGCCCTGCTCATCAAACAGTGATAATTACTGGCCGTGGTTGCCATCGAGATCTATTGGAACTGGCGGATACCGTCAGTGAATTACGCCCGGTGAAACATGCTTTTGATGCCGGAATTAAGGCACAGCAAGGTATTGACTGGTAA
- a CDS encoding helix-turn-helix transcriptional regulator: MEDKLTIIQHPCCYTRFSLERILKKLLMNESVNIVASVSSLTDCYDNLVKFPETHLAILSLRGEDYTSGDSLSLVVDWLRIHRPNCRVIIIAEEFCVSLVRQFFSGVPQVYAVIAQNESVSQFITQLNRVFSSSMALSRKLPCVLSKRERTVLALLLQGKSNNDIADHLQLSNKTISYHKRSALGKLGIPTLQPMLMNSGIVSQLLENISAEPQYATA; this comes from the coding sequence ATGGAAGATAAGCTTACAATTATTCAACACCCTTGTTGTTATACCCGGTTTAGCCTGGAGCGTATTCTAAAAAAATTATTAATGAATGAATCGGTAAATATAGTGGCCAGTGTCAGTTCTCTTACTGATTGCTATGATAATCTGGTAAAGTTCCCGGAAACTCATTTGGCTATTCTGAGTTTACGAGGTGAAGATTATACCTCTGGCGATAGTCTTAGTCTGGTTGTCGACTGGTTACGAATACACCGCCCAAATTGTCGTGTGATTATTATCGCCGAAGAGTTTTGTGTCTCTCTGGTAAGGCAGTTCTTTTCCGGCGTCCCCCAAGTTTATGCTGTTATTGCGCAAAATGAGTCTGTTAGTCAATTTATCACTCAACTAAACCGGGTATTCTCAAGCTCCATGGCGCTGAGTAGGAAACTGCCCTGTGTATTATCGAAGCGCGAACGAACGGTACTGGCTTTATTGCTGCAAGGCAAATCAAACAATGACATTGCGGATCATTTGCAATTAAGTAATAAAACTATCAGCTATCATAAGCGCAGTGCTCTGGGTAAATTAGGCATCCCCACCTTACAACCAATGTTAATGAACTCAGGAATTGTCTCGCAGCTATTGGAGAATATCAGTGCCGAACCGCAATACGCGACAGCTTAA
- a CDS encoding response regulator yields the protein MTEEISALIIDQHPLIRSVVRGIIEYKGGKVYETGGELESIKMANIYKPNLIVVDFVGYKSIQLNLIHKLMIVSPKSKILIYTSLMSIFYLKKCLEIGVRGYVHKRDEVINLDGAIDAVISGYCCFPQSGLPVNTECVI from the coding sequence ATGACTGAGGAAATTTCAGCGTTAATTATTGATCAACACCCATTAATTCGGTCTGTAGTGAGGGGGATTATAGAATATAAAGGGGGCAAGGTTTATGAAACGGGCGGAGAACTCGAATCGATAAAAATGGCCAATATTTACAAACCAAATTTAATTGTGGTGGATTTTGTCGGGTATAAAAGTATCCAGCTCAATCTTATTCATAAATTAATGATTGTCTCTCCTAAGTCAAAAATACTTATCTATACCTCTTTAATGTCAATTTTTTACTTGAAAAAATGCCTTGAAATAGGGGTTCGTGGTTATGTACATAAAAGGGATGAGGTCATTAATCTTGATGGTGCTATTGATGCGGTGATATCGGGCTATTGCTGTTTTCCTCAGAGTGGATTGCCGGTGAATACAGAATGTGTCATCTAG
- the sohB gene encoding protease SohB, whose amino-acid sequence MELFSLYGLFLAKVVTIVVAIGAVVLLVVSQGMRKQGQRGELNLVDLGEQYKEMQREMRLARLSHVEQKAWVKEFKKQQKSDQKLKKQRAKSGAVAAVKPCLYVIDFKGSIDAHEVTSLREEISAVLAVATAQDEVLLRLESPGGVVHGYGLAASQLERLRHKGIRLTVAVDKVAASGGYMMACVADRIISAPFAIIGSIGVVAQIPNFHRLLKKNDIDVELHTAGEFKRTLTLFGENTEQGREKFREDLNETHLLFKQFVQQQRPSLDIDAVATGEHWFGTQAKEKGLVDAIGTSDDFLIAEMDNHEVIGVRYSRRKRLMDRFTGSVAESADRLLLRWWQRGEKPLL is encoded by the coding sequence GTGGAGTTATTTTCTCTATACGGATTGTTTCTCGCTAAAGTCGTGACCATTGTGGTCGCAATCGGTGCGGTAGTATTACTGGTTGTCAGCCAAGGAATGAGGAAACAAGGGCAACGGGGAGAACTCAATCTGGTTGATCTGGGTGAGCAATATAAGGAAATGCAACGTGAAATGCGCTTGGCTCGCCTGAGCCATGTTGAGCAAAAAGCCTGGGTCAAGGAATTTAAAAAGCAGCAAAAATCTGATCAAAAACTCAAGAAGCAACGCGCTAAATCGGGCGCGGTAGCTGCTGTCAAACCTTGCCTGTATGTCATTGACTTCAAAGGGAGTATTGATGCCCATGAAGTCACTTCATTGCGCGAAGAAATTTCTGCGGTGTTGGCAGTGGCGACGGCTCAGGATGAAGTGTTGCTAAGACTGGAAAGCCCTGGTGGTGTGGTACACGGCTATGGTCTGGCGGCGTCGCAATTGGAGCGTCTGCGTCACAAAGGTATTCGTCTGACTGTTGCGGTGGATAAAGTTGCCGCCAGTGGCGGGTATATGATGGCCTGTGTTGCTGACCGCATTATTAGCGCACCGTTCGCCATTATTGGTTCTATTGGCGTCGTTGCCCAAATACCCAACTTCCATCGTTTACTGAAAAAGAACGATATTGATGTTGAGCTGCATACTGCCGGTGAATTTAAGCGAACTCTGACATTGTTTGGGGAAAATACTGAGCAAGGGCGCGAAAAATTCCGGGAAGATTTGAATGAAACGCATCTGCTATTTAAGCAGTTTGTCCAGCAACAACGGCCTTCTTTGGATATCGATGCAGTTGCAACAGGCGAACATTGGTTTGGTACCCAAGCCAAAGAGAAAGGGTTGGTTGATGCCATTGGTACCAGTGATGATTTTCTGATTGCTGAAATGGATAATCATGAAGTTATTGGTGTGCGTTATTCACGCCGTAAACGGTTAATGGATCGCTTTACCGGTAGTGTCGCAGAAAGTGCGGATCGTCTATTATTACGTTGGTGGCAGCGCGGTGAAAAACCCCTGTTATAA